The Lycium barbarum isolate Lr01 chromosome 12, ASM1917538v2, whole genome shotgun sequence genome includes a region encoding these proteins:
- the LOC132621565 gene encoding protein FREE1-like: MQHGDVSSTYYQYYQPHFPNPNPNPNPTDQPYTPAAAVPGQFASAPPVSSGDYSNYAATYPPYSDHAPNPPAPFPSNPSSQSTYGFPHLEAPQPNYYPYDQNQPPVNYDFAAPNPPSYNSLNSSAPYSSTATNYGNSFENNANYGSYGGDQGLYDGGVYKYNGKKEESYSSGNRSQSSSGLMFDDYGRPINVDNSGREQQQQGRPVNTPTKVVKATPKIEDQQDVTGGVLKFRVKLLSEGIGQTDMDVLCQIGLDGIRILDPATSRTQRIYSLENVTRWEVLDSYIFAFWAKTSVDFEAKRIRLKSNSYTTNNILDAVTAASIQVKEMGESSMPSDANKGSESAAEKKKGFDWMKLMRPLNEEKDHWVPDEAVRKCTACGTDFGAFVRRHHCRSCGDIFCDKCTQGRTALTADEDAQPVRVCDRCMAEVTQRLSNSKAAFRVAALPSHVDLAKKLQEEMDKKRKTSIGHTSEGSRRMREVACPTCTVHLQVEVPASGSETIECSVCQQPFLVSAH, from the exons ATGCAACACGGCGACGTTAGCTCTACCTATTACCAATATTACCAACCTCACTTTCCGAACCCTAACCCTAACCCTAACCCTACCGATCAACCCTACACTCCGGCCGCCGCCGTCCCCGGCCAATTCGCCTCCGCTCCGCCGGTTTCTTCCGGCGATTACTCCAATTACGCCGCCACATATCCGCCGTATTCCGATCATGCCCCTAATCCACCGGCTCCGTTCCCTTCAAACCCTAGCTCTCAATCTACCTACGGTTTCCCTCACCTTGAAGCTCCTCAGCCCAATTATTATCCCTATGATCAAAATCAACCACCTGTGAATTATGATTTTGCTGCACCAAATCCACCTAGTTATAATTCATTGAATTCGTCAGCTCCTTATTCGTCCACAGCGACTAATTATGGTAATTCGTTTGAGAATAACGCGAATTATGGTTCGTATGGTGGTGATCAGGGGTTGTATGATGGCGGTGTCTATAAGTATAATGGGAAGAAAGAGGAGTCGTATAGTAGTGGAAATCGATCACAGTCGAGTTCGGGTTTGATGTTTGATGATTATGGAAGACCTATTAATGTTGATAATAGTGGGAGGGAGCAGCAGCAGCAGGGAAGACCTGTGAATACTCCTACTAAAGTTGTGAAGGCAACACCTAAGATTGAGGACCAACAAGATGTAACGGGTGGTGTTTTGAAGTTTCGTGTCAAGCTTTTATCGGAAGGCATTGGTCAGACCGATATGGATGTGCTCTGTCAG ATTGGTCTAGACGGGATTCGCATACTTGATCCTGCGACTAGCCGGACTCAGAGGATATATTCACTTGAGAATGTGACAAGATGGGAG GTGTTGGATTCATATATATTTGCATTTTGGGCTAAAACTTCGGTTGACTTTGAAGCTAAACGTATAAGGCTGAAATCAAATAGCTATACCACGAATAATATTCTTGATGCAGTGACAGCAGCAAGTATTCAG GTCAAAGAAATGGGCGAGAGTAGTATGCCTTCAGATGCAAACAAGGGATCTGAGTCGGCTGCTGAGAAGAAGAAAGGTTTCGATTGGATGAAGTTGATGAGGCCACTTAATGAAGAGAAAGATCACTGG GTTCCTGATGAAGCAGTTCGCAAGTGCACTGCTTGTGGGACAGACTTTGGTGCTTTTGTACGAAGG CACCACTGCAGAAGTTGCGGGGATATTTTCTGTGACAAATGTACTCAAGGTAGAACTGCTTTGACTGCAGATGAAGATGCCCAACCAGTTCGAGTTTGTGACCGATGCATG GCTGAGGTAACTCAAAGGCTCAGCAATTCTAAAGCTGCGTTCAGAGTTGCTGCATTGCCAAGTCATGTAGACCTTGCAAAAAAACTCCAG GAGGAGATGGACAAAAAGCGGAAGACATCAATAG GTCATACATCCGAAGGATCCAGGAGGATGAGAGAGGTTGCATGTCCAACTTGCACAGTCCATTTGCAG GTTGAAGTCCCAGCTTCTGGATCAGAAACGATAGAGTGCAGCGTCTGCCAGCAGCCATTCCTTGTTAGTGCTCATTGA